From Streptomyces cyaneogriseus subsp. noncyanogenus, the proteins below share one genomic window:
- a CDS encoding trans-aconitate 2-methyltransferase: MAEPVWDPAQYLRHAGDRARPFTDLLARVPDPATDAPRVADLGCGPGTLTALLADRWPAARVTGYDNSPRMLDRARRHSGPTRGGGRLDFVHADARTWTPDGPHDLIVSNAALQWVPDHAALFPAWTDALVPGGTLAFQVPGNFDAPSHRLLRDLADTPRWRTRLAGVLRHDDAVLTPVAYLDRLTALGCTADVWETTYVHLLTGEDAVLDWVKGTALRPVLTALDDDPAARDAFVDAYRAALRRAYPAGPHGTPFPFRRVFAVARRPA, encoded by the coding sequence ATGGCCGAACCCGTCTGGGACCCCGCCCAGTACCTCCGCCACGCCGGTGACCGCGCCCGCCCCTTCACCGACCTCCTCGCCCGCGTCCCCGACCCGGCCACCGACGCCCCGCGCGTCGCCGACCTCGGCTGCGGCCCCGGCACCCTCACCGCCCTGCTCGCCGACCGCTGGCCCGCCGCCCGCGTCACCGGCTACGACAACTCCCCCCGGATGCTCGACCGGGCCCGCCGGCACTCCGGCCCCACCCGCGGCGGCGGCCGCCTGGACTTCGTCCACGCCGACGCCCGCACCTGGACCCCCGACGGGCCCCACGACCTGATCGTCTCCAACGCCGCCCTCCAGTGGGTGCCGGACCACGCCGCGCTCTTCCCCGCCTGGACCGACGCCCTCGTCCCCGGCGGCACCCTCGCCTTCCAGGTGCCCGGCAACTTCGACGCCCCCAGCCACCGCCTGCTGCGGGACCTCGCCGACACCCCCCGCTGGCGCACCCGCCTCGCCGGCGTCCTGCGCCACGACGACGCCGTCCTCACCCCCGTCGCCTACCTGGACCGCCTCACCGCCCTCGGCTGCACCGCCGATGTGTGGGAGACGACGTACGTCCATCTCCTGACGGGCGAGGACGCCGTCCTCGACTGGGTGAAGGGCACCGCGCTGCGGCCGGTGCTGACCGCACTGGACGACGACCCGGCGGCCCGGGACGCCTTCGTCGACGCCTACCGGGCCGCCCTGCGCCGGGCCTACCCGGCCGGACCGCACGGCACCCCGTTCCCGTTCCGCCGGGTGTTCGCGGTCGCCCGCAGGCCCGCGTGA
- the tamR gene encoding MarR family transcriptional regulator TamR — translation MEDEVDRLVAAWRRERPDLDVEPLEVLSRVSRLARHLDRARRLAFSEHQLEPWEFDVLTALRRAGTPYQLSPGQLLTQTLVTSGTMTNRIDRLAKKGLVERLPDPSDRRGVLVRLTDEGRDRADQALAGLLDQERAILAELSRAQRMELAGLLRQLTAPFDNIPG, via the coding sequence ATGGAGGACGAGGTCGATCGGCTGGTCGCAGCATGGCGCCGGGAGCGCCCGGACCTCGACGTGGAACCGCTCGAGGTGCTCAGCCGCGTGAGCAGGCTGGCCCGGCACCTGGACCGCGCACGCCGACTGGCCTTCTCCGAGCACCAGTTGGAGCCCTGGGAGTTCGACGTCCTCACGGCGCTGCGCCGTGCGGGCACCCCGTACCAGCTCTCGCCCGGCCAGCTGCTGACCCAGACCCTGGTCACCTCGGGCACGATGACCAACCGCATCGACCGCCTGGCCAAGAAGGGCCTGGTGGAGCGGCTGCCCGACCCCAGCGACCGCCGGGGCGTGCTGGTGCGGCTGACGGACGAGGGCCGGGACCGCGCCGACCAGGCCCTGGCGGGGCTGCTGGACCAGGAGCGCGCGATCCTGGCGGAGCTCTCCCGGGCCCAGCGGATGGAACTGGCCGGACTCCTACGCCAGCTGACCGCCCCGTTCGACAACATCCCGGGATAG
- a CDS encoding LuxR C-terminal-related transcriptional regulator: MVRIRVLVVDDHRIFAESLAAALAAEPDVDVSAAGSGPAALRCLERAAGEGRRYDVLLVDADLGAGAPGLRSAAPVHGGGEDGVVDGISLVSGVRSAQPGVRVVVLAEKDDPRRAALALQAGASGWVAKDCSLSRLLAVIRGVLRDETHLPPALLTGVLRELTAARKHRSESERLVESLTPREREVLRCMVAGLGRKAVAERLYLSPHTVRTHMQNVLGKLGVHSTLAAVALARRAGVGPADLSRDVVERGGQLA; the protein is encoded by the coding sequence GTGGTTCGCATCCGAGTGCTGGTCGTCGACGACCACCGCATCTTCGCCGAGTCGCTCGCCGCCGCCCTGGCCGCCGAGCCCGACGTCGACGTCTCCGCGGCCGGCAGCGGACCGGCCGCGCTGCGCTGCCTGGAGCGGGCGGCGGGCGAGGGGCGCCGGTACGACGTGCTGCTCGTCGACGCCGACCTGGGCGCCGGCGCCCCCGGGCTGCGGTCCGCGGCGCCCGTGCACGGCGGCGGCGAGGACGGGGTGGTCGACGGGATCTCGCTCGTCTCCGGGGTGCGCTCGGCGCAGCCGGGTGTGCGGGTCGTGGTGCTCGCCGAGAAGGACGACCCCCGGCGGGCGGCCCTCGCGTTGCAGGCCGGTGCCTCCGGGTGGGTGGCCAAGGACTGCTCCCTGTCGCGGCTGCTCGCCGTCATCCGCGGCGTGCTGCGCGACGAGACGCATCTGCCGCCCGCCCTGCTGACGGGCGTCCTGCGGGAGCTGACCGCCGCCCGCAAGCACCGCAGCGAGAGCGAGCGGCTGGTGGAGTCCCTGACACCGCGCGAGCGGGAGGTGCTGCGCTGCATGGTCGCCGGGCTCGGGCGCAAGGCCGTCGCCGAGCGGCTCTACCTGTCCCCGCACACCGTGCGCACCCATATGCAGAACGTGCTGGGCAAACTGGGCGTGCACTCCACCCTCGCCGCGGTCGCGCTGGCCCGGCGGGCCGGGGTGGGACCGGCCGACCTATCCCGGGATGTTGTCGAACGGGGCGGTCAGCTGGCGTAG
- a CDS encoding GNAT family N-acetyltransferase, with protein MVCRMFRLETEVDMARRELLRSRLRETNTAASPVLRALRGTPRAREAPLHVWASDAAGGLAGGLVGHTWAGWLHVTYLWVDSRHRGAGLGSRLLSEAERVARTDRDCRAVRLETWDFQAPGFYRKRGYEVVGVIPDYPPGITEYTLTKALD; from the coding sequence ATGGTGTGCCGCATGTTTCGTCTTGAGACAGAAGTCGACATGGCGCGGCGCGAGCTGCTGCGGTCCCGCCTGAGGGAGACGAACACCGCGGCCTCCCCCGTCCTGCGCGCCCTGCGCGGCACCCCGCGCGCCCGCGAGGCCCCCCTGCACGTCTGGGCGTCGGACGCGGCCGGCGGTCTGGCCGGCGGGCTCGTCGGCCACACCTGGGCCGGCTGGCTGCACGTGACCTATCTGTGGGTCGACTCCCGGCACCGGGGGGCGGGCCTCGGTTCGCGTCTGCTGTCCGAGGCCGAACGCGTCGCCCGCACCGACCGGGACTGCCGCGCGGTGCGCCTGGAGACCTGGGACTTCCAGGCGCCCGGCTTCTACCGGAAGCGGGGCTACGAGGTGGTGGGCGTGATCCCCGACTACCCGCCGGGGATCACCGAGTACACGCTGACGAAGGCGCTGGACTGA
- the galK gene encoding galactokinase — translation MSEAVAEAVAERFTRLYGAGPEGVWAAPGRVNLIGEHTDYNDGFVMPFALPHTAVAAVSRRTDGLLRLHSADIGDGAGDTDGTGGVTELRVADLAPGTDRGWTAYPAGVVWALREAGHEITGADIHLASTVPAGAGLSSSAALEVVVALALNDLYGLGLRGWQLARLCQRAENVYVGAPVGIMDQTAAACCEAGHALFLDTRDLSQRQIPFDLAAEGMRLLVVDTQVKHAHSEGEYGKRRAGCEKGAALLGVDALRDVPYDGLEAALERLGDDEEVRRLVRHVVTEDERVERVVSLLESGRTREIGPVLTEGHASLRDDFRISCPELDLVVDTALAEGALGARMTGGGFGGSAIVLARAADVETLTKAVQEAFARAGLTAPRVFEAVPSAGARRLA, via the coding sequence ATGAGCGAGGCTGTCGCAGAGGCTGTCGCCGAGCGGTTCACGCGGCTGTACGGGGCCGGTCCGGAAGGAGTGTGGGCGGCGCCGGGCCGGGTGAACCTCATCGGTGAACACACCGACTACAACGACGGCTTCGTCATGCCGTTCGCCCTCCCGCACACGGCCGTCGCCGCCGTGTCCCGGCGCACGGACGGCCTGCTGCGCCTGCACTCGGCCGACATCGGCGACGGCGCCGGGGACACGGACGGCACCGGCGGGGTGACCGAGCTGCGCGTGGCGGACCTCGCCCCCGGGACCGACCGGGGCTGGACGGCGTACCCGGCGGGCGTGGTCTGGGCGCTGCGCGAGGCCGGCCACGAGATCACCGGCGCCGACATCCACCTGGCCTCGACGGTCCCGGCGGGCGCCGGCCTGTCGTCGTCGGCCGCCCTGGAGGTCGTGGTGGCGCTCGCCCTCAACGACCTGTACGGCCTCGGGCTGCGCGGCTGGCAGCTCGCCCGCCTGTGCCAGCGCGCGGAGAACGTCTACGTCGGCGCCCCCGTCGGCATCATGGACCAGACCGCCGCGGCCTGCTGCGAGGCCGGCCACGCCCTGTTCCTGGACACCCGCGACCTGTCCCAGCGGCAGATCCCCTTCGACCTGGCCGCCGAGGGCATGCGCCTGCTGGTCGTCGACACGCAGGTCAAGCACGCCCACAGCGAGGGCGAGTACGGCAAGCGCCGGGCCGGCTGCGAGAAGGGCGCCGCCCTGCTCGGCGTCGACGCCCTGCGCGACGTGCCCTACGACGGGCTGGAGGCGGCGCTGGAGCGGCTCGGCGACGACGAGGAGGTGCGCCGCCTGGTCCGGCACGTCGTCACCGAGGACGAGCGGGTGGAGCGCGTGGTGTCCCTGCTGGAGTCGGGCAGGACCCGGGAGATCGGCCCGGTGCTGACCGAGGGCCACGCCTCGCTGCGGGACGACTTCCGCATCTCCTGCCCCGAGCTGGACCTCGTCGTCGACACCGCCCTGGCCGAGGGGGCGCTCGGCGCCCGGATGACGGGCGGCGGCTTCGGCGGCTCGGCGATCGTCCTGGCCCGGGCCGCGGACGTGGAGACCCTGACCAAGGCGGTCCAGGAGGCGTTCGCGCGGGCCGGTCTCACCGCGCCGCGCGTGTTCGAGGCGGTGCCGTCGGCGGGGGCGCGACGGCTGGCCTGA
- the galE gene encoding UDP-glucose 4-epimerase GalE, translating to MSGKYLVTGGAGYVGSVVAQHLLEAGHEVVVLDNLSTGFREGVPAGASFVEGDIRDAARWLDASYDGVLHFAAFSQVGESVVKPEKYWDNNVGGTMALLEAMRTAGVRKLVFSSTAATYGEPEQVPITESAPTRPTSPYGASKLAVDHMITGEAAAHGLGAVSLRYFNVAGAYGEYGERHDPESHLIPLVLQVAQGRREAISVYGDDYPTPDGTCVRDYIHVADLAEAHLLALDAATPGEHLICNLGNGNGFSVREVVETVRRVTGHPVPEVVAPRRGGDPAVLVASAATAREKLGWNPTRADLAEIVADAWEFAQKRAQ from the coding sequence ATGAGTGGGAAGTACCTGGTCACCGGTGGTGCGGGGTATGTCGGCAGTGTCGTCGCCCAGCACCTGCTGGAGGCGGGGCACGAGGTCGTCGTGCTCGACAACCTCTCCACGGGCTTCCGGGAGGGCGTGCCCGCCGGCGCCTCCTTCGTCGAGGGCGACATCCGCGACGCCGCCCGGTGGCTGGACGCCTCGTACGACGGGGTGCTGCACTTCGCCGCGTTCTCCCAGGTCGGCGAGTCGGTGGTGAAGCCGGAGAAGTACTGGGACAACAACGTCGGCGGCACCATGGCCCTGCTGGAGGCCATGCGCACCGCGGGCGTGCGCAAGCTGGTCTTCTCCTCCACGGCGGCGACCTACGGCGAGCCCGAGCAGGTCCCGATCACCGAGTCCGCGCCGACCCGGCCCACCAGCCCCTACGGCGCCTCCAAGCTCGCCGTCGACCACATGATCACCGGTGAGGCCGCCGCGCACGGCCTGGGCGCCGTGTCGCTGCGCTACTTCAACGTGGCGGGCGCCTACGGCGAGTACGGCGAGCGCCACGACCCCGAGTCGCACCTGATCCCGCTCGTCCTCCAGGTCGCGCAGGGCCGCCGCGAGGCGATCTCCGTCTACGGCGACGACTACCCGACGCCGGACGGCACCTGCGTGCGCGACTACATCCACGTGGCCGACCTGGCCGAGGCCCACCTGCTGGCGCTGGACGCGGCCACCCCCGGCGAGCACCTGATCTGCAACCTCGGCAACGGCAACGGCTTCTCGGTGCGCGAGGTCGTCGAGACGGTCCGCCGGGTCACCGGCCACCCCGTCCCCGAGGTCGTCGCGCCGCGCCGCGGCGGCGATCCGGCGGTCCTGGTGGCGTCGGCCGCGACCGCCCGCGAGAAGCTGGGCTGGAATCCGACGCGCGCGGACCTCGCGGAGATCGTCGCGGACGCGTGGGAGTTCGCGCAGAAGCGCGCGCAGTAG
- the galT gene encoding galactose-1-phosphate uridylyltransferase: MKKTSTRLADGRELIYYDLRDDTVRDAVDRRPLERTVTTSEIRRDALLGDAVAVASHRQGRTYHPPADECPLCPSQGERLSEIPDSSYDVVVFENRFPSLAGDSGRCEVVCFTSDHRASFADLSEEQARLVLDAWTDRTAELSHLPSVEQVFCFENRGAEIGVTLGHPHGQIYAYPFTTPRTALMLRSLAAHKEATGGENLFDAVVERERAGERVVLEGEHWVAFVPYAAHWPYEVHLYPRRRVPDLLGLDEAARTEFPQVYLELLRRFDRIFGEGEPPTPYIAAWHQAPFGTLEEFDGVGRDDFALHLELFTIRRTSGKLKFLAGSESGMSVFINDVPPERAAERLREVAS, encoded by the coding sequence GTGAAGAAGACCTCGACCCGGCTGGCCGACGGCCGCGAGCTCATCTACTACGACCTGCGCGACGACACCGTGCGGGACGCCGTCGACCGCCGCCCCCTGGAGCGGACCGTCACGACCTCCGAGATCCGGCGGGACGCGCTGCTCGGCGACGCGGTGGCCGTCGCCTCGCACCGGCAGGGGCGCACGTACCACCCGCCCGCGGACGAATGCCCCCTGTGCCCCTCGCAGGGCGAGCGGCTGAGCGAGATCCCGGACTCCTCGTACGACGTCGTGGTCTTCGAGAACCGCTTCCCCTCGCTGGCCGGTGACTCCGGGCGGTGCGAGGTCGTCTGCTTCACCTCCGACCACCGCGCCTCCTTCGCCGATCTGAGCGAGGAGCAGGCCCGGCTGGTTCTGGACGCCTGGACGGACCGCACCGCGGAGCTGTCCCATCTGCCCTCCGTTGAACAGGTGTTCTGCTTCGAGAACCGGGGCGCCGAGATCGGCGTCACGCTGGGTCACCCGCACGGGCAGATCTACGCTTACCCCTTCACCACCCCGCGCACCGCGCTGATGCTCCGTTCACTCGCCGCCCACAAGGAGGCGACGGGCGGGGAGAACCTGTTCGACGCCGTCGTGGAGCGGGAACGGGCCGGGGAGCGGGTCGTCCTTGAGGGTGAACACTGGGTCGCCTTCGTGCCGTACGCCGCGCACTGGCCGTACGAGGTGCACCTGTACCCCAGGCGCCGGGTCCCCGACCTGCTGGGGCTGGACGAGGCGGCGCGCACAGAGTTTCCCCAGGTCTATCTGGAACTGTTGAGGCGCTTCGACCGGATCTTCGGTGAAGGGGAGCCTCCGACGCCGTACATCGCCGCCTGGCACCAGGCCCCGTTCGGGACGCTGGAGGAGTTCGACGGGGTCGGCCGCGACGACTTCGCGCTCCACCTCGAGCTTTTCACCATTCGCCGTACGTCCGGCAAGCTGAAGTTCCTCGCGGGTTCCGAGTCCGGCATGAGCGTGTTCATCAACGACGTGCCGCCGGAGCGCGCGGCCGAGCGACTGCGAGAGGTAGCGAGTTGA
- a CDS encoding sodium:solute symporter family protein → MQTPTYLAAELRLPTNWLDYTILGIYFVVVLGIGFAARRSVKTSLDFFLSGRSLPAWVTGLAFVAANLGATEILGMAANSAQYGVYTTHWYWIGAIPAMVFLGLVMMPFYYGSKVRSVPEFLLLRFDRAAHLLSSILFAFAAILIAGVNLYALSIVVEALLGWPDWVAIVVAGAFVLGYITLGGLSSAIYNEVLQFFVILAALIPITVLGLRKAGGWDGLSDTLTARHGGDFMTSWGGTGIGSDNPLGANWLTIVLGLGFVLSFGYWTTNFAEVQRALSAKNLSAAQRTPLIAAFPKIFIVFAVMIPGLVAAALVPDIGKPGSDLQYNDAIPYLMEALLPNGVLGIAVTGLMAAFMAGMAANVSSFNTVFTADIWAKYVVKGRPDEYYVRFGRLITAIGVLASIGTAFLAKSFSNIMAYLQTLFSFFNVPMFVVFIIGMFWKRASKKSGFWGLVAGTTAAMVNYFVIYKQGIIDIPSDQGANFVSAIAGFLAGAVVMVAVSLFTEPKPAAELQGLVYGTTSPGMSEPPAQGDDAWYRKPALLGWGAVILAAACYIPFSF, encoded by the coding sequence ATGCAAACCCCCACATATCTGGCAGCCGAGCTACGGCTCCCCACCAACTGGCTCGACTACACGATCCTCGGGATCTACTTCGTCGTCGTCCTCGGCATCGGATTCGCCGCCCGCCGCTCGGTCAAGACCAGCCTCGACTTCTTCCTGTCCGGCCGCTCCCTGCCGGCCTGGGTCACCGGTCTCGCCTTCGTCGCCGCCAACCTGGGCGCCACCGAGATCCTGGGCATGGCCGCCAACAGCGCGCAGTACGGCGTCTACACCACGCACTGGTACTGGATCGGCGCCATCCCCGCCATGGTCTTCCTGGGCCTGGTGATGATGCCCTTCTACTACGGCAGCAAGGTCCGCTCGGTCCCCGAGTTCCTCCTGCTCCGCTTCGACCGGGCGGCGCACCTGCTCAGTTCCATCCTGTTCGCCTTCGCCGCCATCCTGATCGCGGGCGTCAACCTGTACGCCCTGTCGATCGTCGTGGAGGCGCTGCTGGGCTGGCCGGACTGGGTGGCCATCGTGGTCGCCGGCGCGTTCGTCCTCGGTTACATCACGCTCGGCGGCCTGTCCTCGGCGATCTACAACGAGGTCCTGCAGTTCTTCGTGATCCTCGCCGCGCTCATCCCGATCACCGTGCTCGGCCTGAGGAAGGCCGGCGGCTGGGACGGCCTGTCCGACACCCTCACCGCACGGCACGGCGGGGACTTCATGACCTCCTGGGGCGGCACCGGCATCGGCAGCGACAACCCGCTGGGCGCCAACTGGCTGACCATCGTCCTCGGCCTCGGCTTCGTCCTCTCCTTCGGCTACTGGACGACCAACTTCGCCGAGGTGCAGCGCGCCCTGTCCGCCAAGAACCTCTCCGCCGCGCAGCGCACCCCGCTCATCGCCGCCTTCCCGAAGATCTTCATCGTCTTCGCGGTGATGATCCCGGGCCTGGTCGCCGCCGCGCTGGTCCCGGACATCGGCAAGCCCGGCTCCGACCTCCAGTACAACGACGCCATCCCGTACCTGATGGAGGCGCTGCTGCCCAACGGTGTGCTCGGCATCGCGGTCACCGGCCTGATGGCCGCGTTCATGGCGGGCATGGCGGCGAACGTGTCGTCCTTCAACACCGTCTTCACCGCCGACATCTGGGCGAAGTACGTGGTGAAGGGCCGCCCCGACGAGTACTACGTCAGGTTCGGCCGTCTGATCACGGCGATCGGCGTGCTCGCGTCCATCGGCACGGCGTTCCTGGCCAAGTCCTTCTCGAACATCATGGCCTACCTCCAGACCCTGTTCTCCTTCTTCAACGTGCCGATGTTCGTGGTCTTCATCATCGGCATGTTCTGGAAGCGCGCGTCGAAGAAGTCCGGCTTCTGGGGCCTGGTCGCGGGCACCACCGCGGCGATGGTGAACTACTTCGTCATCTACAAGCAGGGCATCATCGACATCCCCTCCGACCAGGGCGCCAACTTCGTCTCCGCGATCGCCGGCTTCCTCGCCGGAGCGGTGGTCATGGTGGCGGTGTCCCTGTTCACCGAGCCCAAGCCGGCCGCCGAGCTCCAGGGCCTGGTCTACGGCACCACGTCCCCCGGCATGTCCGAGCCGCCCGCCCAGGGCGACGACGCCTGGTACCGCAAGCCTGCCCTGCTGGGCTGGGGCGCGGTGATCCTGGCCGCCGCCTGCTACATCCCGTTCTCGTTCTGA
- a CDS encoding response regulator transcription factor → MGVRLMVVDDHRLHAEALASALKLRGHRVLAAAAPAAGAAELVISRAPEVCLLGTAAPAEPGVFDPVVKVKRERPQVAVVVLGPVPSPRGIAAAFAAGASGYVRHDERIEGVERAIMKARAGEAAVAPLLLQGAFSELLNPVAQPDDEAQRLLQMLTPREVEVLVRVAEGEDTRFIAAGMGIAPSTARTHVQRVLMKLGVGSRLEAAALAARTGLLDRAGAVGRGEK, encoded by the coding sequence ATGGGAGTGCGGCTCATGGTGGTCGACGACCACCGCTTGCACGCCGAGGCGCTGGCGTCGGCGCTGAAGCTGCGGGGGCACCGGGTGCTCGCCGCGGCGGCGCCCGCCGCGGGGGCGGCGGAGCTGGTGATCAGCCGGGCGCCCGAGGTCTGTCTGCTGGGGACGGCGGCGCCGGCCGAGCCGGGGGTGTTCGACCCGGTGGTGAAGGTCAAGCGGGAGCGTCCCCAGGTGGCGGTGGTCGTGCTGGGGCCGGTGCCCAGCCCCCGCGGGATCGCGGCGGCCTTCGCGGCCGGGGCCTCGGGGTACGTGCGGCACGACGAGCGCATCGAGGGCGTGGAGCGGGCGATCATGAAAGCGCGGGCGGGGGAGGCGGCGGTGGCGCCGCTGCTGCTCCAGGGGGCCTTCAGTGAGCTGCTGAATCCGGTGGCGCAGCCGGACGACGAGGCCCAGCGGCTGTTGCAGATGCTGACGCCGCGGGAGGTCGAGGTCCTGGTGAGGGTCGCCGAGGGGGAGGACACGCGGTTCATCGCGGCGGGCATGGGCATCGCACCGTCCACGGCGCGGACGCATGTCCAGCGGGTACTGATGAAGCTGGGCGTCGGCTCACGACTGGAGGCCGCGGCGCTGGCCGCCCGCACGGGGTTGCTGGACCGGGCGGGGGCGGTGGGGCGGGGGGAGAAGTAG
- a CDS encoding ABC-F family ATP-binding cassette domain-containing protein, with product MAVNLVNVENVRKVYGTRTLLDGISLGVSEGDRIGVVGRNGDGKTTLIRMLAKLEEADTGRVTHSGGLRLGVLTQHDSLDPEATVRHEVIGDLADHEWAGNAKIRDVLTGLFGGLDLPGFPKGLDTVIGPLSGGERRRIALAKLLIAEQDLIVLDEPTNHLDVEGIAWLAQHLRERRSALVCVTHDRWFLDQVCTRMWDVQRGVVHEYEGGYSDYVFARAERERIAATEEVKRQNLVRKELAWLRRGAPARTSKPRFRVEAANELIKDVPPPRDSSELMKFASSRLGRTVFDLEDVTVQAGPKVLLKHLTWQLGPGDRVGLVGVNGAGKTSLLRALAEAAYSEGERQPAGGRVRVGKTVKLAYLSQEVAELDPSWRVLEAVQRVRERVDLGKGREMTAGQLCETFGFTKEKQWTPVGDLSGGERRRLQLLRLLMDEPNVLFLDEPTNDLDIETLTQLEDVLDGWPGSMIVISHDRFFIERTTDRVFALLGDGTLRMLPRGIDEYLERRRRMEEAAAASAPVPAPAADRAAPEKSAADLRAAKKELQKIERQLDKISEKESALHARIAENATDFAKVAELDAELRELAGQREQLELRWLELAEDA from the coding sequence ATGGCCGTCAACCTGGTCAATGTCGAGAACGTCCGCAAGGTGTACGGCACCCGTACCCTCCTCGACGGCATCTCCCTCGGCGTCTCCGAAGGGGATCGCATCGGCGTCGTCGGCCGCAACGGCGACGGCAAGACCACCCTGATCCGGATGCTGGCCAAGCTGGAGGAGGCCGATACCGGCCGCGTCACCCACTCCGGCGGGCTGCGCCTGGGCGTCCTCACCCAGCACGACTCCCTCGACCCCGAGGCCACCGTCCGCCACGAGGTCATCGGCGACCTGGCCGACCACGAGTGGGCGGGCAACGCCAAGATCCGCGACGTGCTGACCGGGCTCTTCGGCGGGCTGGACCTGCCCGGCTTCCCCAAGGGCCTGGACACCGTCATCGGCCCGCTCTCGGGTGGCGAGCGGCGCCGTATCGCGCTCGCCAAGCTGCTCATCGCCGAGCAGGACCTGATCGTCCTGGACGAGCCCACCAACCACCTCGACGTCGAGGGCATCGCCTGGCTCGCCCAGCACCTGCGCGAGCGCCGCTCGGCGCTGGTCTGCGTCACCCACGACCGCTGGTTCCTCGACCAGGTCTGCACCCGCATGTGGGACGTGCAGCGCGGTGTCGTCCACGAGTACGAGGGCGGCTACTCCGACTACGTCTTCGCCCGCGCCGAGCGGGAGCGCATCGCCGCCACCGAGGAGGTCAAGCGGCAGAACCTCGTCCGCAAGGAGCTGGCGTGGCTGCGGCGCGGGGCGCCCGCCCGCACCTCCAAGCCGCGCTTCCGCGTCGAGGCCGCCAATGAACTGATCAAGGACGTGCCGCCGCCGCGCGACAGCAGCGAGCTGATGAAGTTCGCCTCCTCGCGGCTGGGCAGGACCGTCTTCGACCTGGAGGACGTGACCGTCCAGGCCGGGCCCAAGGTCCTCCTCAAGCACCTGACCTGGCAGCTCGGCCCCGGCGACCGCGTCGGCCTGGTCGGCGTCAACGGCGCCGGCAAGACCTCGCTGCTGCGGGCGCTCGCCGAGGCCGCCTACAGCGAGGGGGAGCGGCAGCCGGCCGGCGGGCGGGTCCGCGTCGGCAAGACGGTCAAGCTGGCCTACCTCTCGCAGGAGGTCGCCGAACTCGACCCGTCCTGGCGGGTCCTGGAGGCCGTCCAGCGGGTGCGGGAGCGGGTCGACCTCGGCAAGGGGCGCGAGATGACCGCCGGGCAGCTCTGCGAGACGTTCGGCTTCACCAAGGAGAAGCAGTGGACGCCGGTCGGGGACCTGTCCGGTGGTGAGCGGCGCCGGCTGCAGTTGCTGCGGCTGCTGATGGACGAGCCCAACGTCCTCTTCCTCGACGAGCCCACCAACGACCTCGACATCGAGACCCTGACCCAGCTGGAGGACGTCCTCGACGGCTGGCCCGGCTCGATGATCGTCATCTCCCACGACCGGTTCTTCATCGAGCGCACCACCGACCGGGTCTTCGCGCTGCTCGGCGACGGCACGCTGCGGATGCTGCCGCGCGGCATCGACGAGTACCTGGAGCGGCGCCGGCGGATGGAGGAAGCGGCGGCGGCCTCCGCCCCCGTACCGGCCCCGGCCGCCGACCGGGCCGCGCCCGAGAAGAGCGCCGCCGACCTGCGCGCCGCCAAGAAGGAGCTCCAGAAGATCGAGCGCCAGCTCGACAAGATCTCCGAGAAGGAGTCCGCGCTGCACGCCCGGATCGCCGAGAACGCGACGGACTTCGCCAAGGTCGCGGAACTCGACGCCGAGCTGCGGGAGCTGGCCGGCCAGCGGGAGCAGCTGGAGCTGCGCTGGCTGGAGCTGGCGGAGGACGCCTGA